A single region of the Enterobacter cloacae complex sp. R_G8 genome encodes:
- a CDS encoding TRAP transporter large permease, which produces MDAFVLLFTLAILLALGMPVAFAVGLSAVAGALWIELPLEALMIQITSGVNKFTLLAIPFFILAGAIMAEGGIARRLVNFAYVFVGFIRGGLSLVNIVASTFFGAISGSSVADTASIGSVMIPEMERKGYPREYAAAVTASGSVQAILIPPSHNSVIYSLAAGGTVSIATLFIAGVLPGLLLGLCLMALCLCFAHKRGYPKGEKIPFKQALKIFLDALWGLMTVVIILGGILSGIFTATESAAVACLWAFFVTMFIYRDYKWSELPKLMCRTVKTVTIVMILIGFAAAFGAVMTYMQLPVRITAFFTSLSDNKYVILMYLNIMLLLIGTLMDMAPIILILTPVLLPVTNALGIDPVHFGMIMMVNLGIGLITPPVGSVLFVASAVSKQKIEHVVRAMLPFYGMLLVVLGMVTYIPAISLWLPGLLGMQ; this is translated from the coding sequence ATGGATGCATTCGTTTTGTTATTCACCCTCGCCATTTTGCTGGCGCTGGGTATGCCGGTGGCGTTTGCCGTCGGCTTAAGCGCCGTCGCGGGCGCGTTGTGGATCGAGTTACCGCTCGAAGCGCTGATGATCCAGATCACCAGCGGGGTTAACAAATTTACCCTGCTGGCGATCCCGTTTTTCATCCTGGCGGGGGCGATCATGGCGGAAGGCGGCATCGCCCGTCGGCTGGTGAATTTCGCGTATGTCTTTGTCGGTTTTATTCGCGGCGGGCTGTCGCTGGTGAATATCGTGGCTTCCACCTTTTTCGGCGCGATTTCCGGTTCATCGGTGGCGGATACCGCCTCCATCGGCAGTGTGATGATCCCGGAGATGGAGAGAAAGGGGTATCCCCGCGAGTATGCGGCGGCGGTCACCGCCAGCGGGTCGGTGCAGGCGATTTTAATCCCGCCCAGCCACAACTCGGTGATCTACTCGCTGGCCGCAGGCGGTACGGTCTCCATCGCCACGCTGTTTATCGCCGGCGTGCTGCCGGGGCTGCTGCTGGGGCTGTGTCTGATGGCGCTGTGTCTGTGCTTTGCCCATAAGCGCGGCTATCCAAAAGGCGAAAAGATCCCCTTTAAACAGGCGCTGAAGATATTTCTCGATGCCCTGTGGGGGCTGATGACGGTGGTGATTATCCTCGGCGGCATATTGTCCGGGATATTTACCGCCACCGAATCGGCGGCAGTCGCCTGCCTGTGGGCGTTCTTTGTCACCATGTTTATCTATCGGGACTATAAGTGGAGCGAACTGCCGAAGCTGATGTGCCGGACGGTGAAAACGGTCACTATCGTGATGATCTTGATTGGCTTTGCGGCGGCGTTTGGCGCGGTGATGACCTACATGCAGTTACCTGTGCGCATCACGGCGTTCTTCACCTCGCTCTCGGATAACAAGTACGTGATCCTGATGTATCTCAACATCATGCTGCTGCTGATTGGCACCCTGATGGATATGGCGCCGATCATTCTGATCCTGACGCCGGTGCTGTTGCCGGTGACCAATGCGTTGGGGATCGACCCGGTGCATTTCGGGATGATCATGATGGTGAATCTGGGGATCGGGCTTATCACGCCGCCGGTGGGATCGGTGCTGTTTGTGGCCAGTGCGGTGAGCAAGCAGAAAATCGAACATGTGGTGCGCGCAATGCTACCGTTTTACGGCATGCTGCTGGTGGTGCTGGGAATGGTAACGTACATCCCGGCGATTTCGCTGTGGCTGCCGGGATTGCTGGGCATGCAGTAA
- a CDS encoding TRAP transporter small permease: protein MSELYLKWMDRLYLLAMAVAGCALLVMTVVIPIGIFSRYVLNRGESWPEPIAIICMVTFTFIGAAVSYRAGSHIAVNMLTDRLPDMLKTACARVVDLLMLLISLIMFWYSYWLCVELWEQPVAEFPILTSGESYLPLPIGSAVLILFVIERLLFGSQENRPVVLIGNHS from the coding sequence ATGTCCGAACTCTACCTGAAGTGGATGGACCGGCTGTATCTGCTCGCCATGGCCGTAGCGGGGTGTGCACTGCTGGTGATGACGGTGGTGATCCCGATTGGCATCTTCTCGCGCTATGTCCTGAATCGCGGTGAATCCTGGCCGGAGCCGATCGCCATTATCTGTATGGTGACCTTTACGTTTATCGGCGCGGCGGTGAGCTACCGTGCCGGATCGCACATCGCCGTAAACATGCTGACCGACCGATTGCCAGACATGCTGAAAACAGCGTGTGCGCGCGTGGTGGATCTGCTGATGCTGCTGATCTCGCTGATTATGTTCTGGTACAGCTACTGGCTGTGTGTCGAGCTCTGGGAGCAGCCGGTCGCCGAGTTTCCGATCCTGACGTCAGGGGAGAGTTATCTGCCGCTGCCAATTGGTTCGGCGGTGCTGATCCTGTTTGTCATTGAACGTCTGCTGTTTGGCTCACAGGAAAACCGTCCTGTGGTGCTGATCGGCAACCACAGTTGA
- a CDS encoding TRAP transporter substrate-binding protein, with amino-acid sequence MKTTFKPLLAALCLSAFACSVSAQTIKAADVHPEGYPNVVAVQHMGEKLKQQTDGKLEIKVFPGGVLGDEKQMIEQAQMGAIDMIRVSMAPVAAILPDIEVFTLPYVFRDEDHMHNVIDGDIGTQIGDKLTANPKSRLVFLGWMDSGTRNLITKTPIVKPEDLKGKKIRVQGSPVALATLKDMGANSVAMGVSEVYSGMQTGVIDGAENNPPTFIAHNYMPIAKNYTLSGHFITPEMLLYSKVKWDKLSADEQQKILTLAREAQFEQRKLWQAYNAEALAKMKAGGVQFHEIDKSVFIKATEPVRAQYGEKHQDLMKAIADVQ; translated from the coding sequence ATGAAAACGACCTTCAAGCCGTTACTGGCTGCCCTGTGTCTGTCTGCTTTTGCCTGCTCTGTCTCTGCGCAAACCATTAAAGCCGCCGACGTACATCCTGAAGGCTACCCGAACGTAGTGGCCGTGCAGCACATGGGGGAGAAACTCAAACAACAAACCGACGGCAAGCTGGAGATCAAGGTCTTTCCCGGCGGCGTGCTCGGGGATGAAAAGCAGATGATTGAACAGGCGCAGATGGGGGCGATCGACATGATCCGTGTCTCCATGGCGCCGGTGGCGGCGATCCTGCCCGATATCGAAGTCTTTACCCTGCCCTATGTGTTCCGCGATGAAGACCATATGCACAACGTCATCGACGGCGATATCGGCACGCAGATTGGCGACAAACTGACCGCCAACCCCAAATCGCGGCTGGTGTTTCTCGGCTGGATGGATTCCGGCACCCGTAACCTGATCACCAAAACGCCGATCGTCAAACCGGAGGATCTGAAAGGCAAAAAAATCCGCGTTCAGGGAAGCCCGGTGGCGCTGGCGACACTGAAAGACATGGGGGCTAACTCGGTGGCGATGGGGGTCAGTGAGGTCTACAGCGGCATGCAGACCGGCGTAATCGACGGCGCTGAGAATAATCCGCCGACCTTCATCGCCCATAACTATATGCCGATCGCCAAAAACTATACCCTCAGCGGCCACTTCATTACCCCGGAAATGCTGCTCTACTCAAAAGTGAAATGGGACAAGCTCAGCGCAGACGAACAGCAGAAAATCCTGACCCTGGCGCGCGAAGCGCAGTTCGAGCAGCGCAAGCTGTGGCAGGCCTATAACGCCGAGGCGCTGGCGAAGATGAAAGCCGGTGGCGTGCAGTTCCACGAGATCGACAAATCGGTATTTATCAAAGCCACAGAGCCGGTGCGCGCGCAGTATGGCGAAAAGCATCAGGATCTGATGAAAGCCATTGCTGACGTTCAGTAA
- the zntA gene encoding Zn(II)/Cd(II)/Pb(II) translocating P-type ATPase ZntA yields MSTPETPKKVPQFSALKLSPVPAKDDCCCEGTCETQNAQPLPESGNRYSWVVNGMDCAACARKVENAVKQIPGVSHVQVLFATEKLLVSADNDVSQQVMSAVSKAGYSLRSETAPAEKTAPLRENLPLIALVIMMALSWGLEQINHPSGNLAFIATTLVGLYPIARQALRLMKSGSWFAIETLMSVAAIGALFIGATAEAAMVLLLFLIGERLEGWAASRARKGVSALMALKPETATRVTGSERQTVAINALRPGDVIEVAAGGRLPADGTLLTATASFDESALTGESIPVERAAGEKVPAGATSVDRLVQLTVLSEPGDSAIDRILKLIEEAEERRAPVERFIDRFSRIYTPAIMLVALLVTIVPPLFFGAPWEGWIYKGLTLLLIGCPCALVISTPAAITSGLAAAARRGALIKGGAALEQLSQVQHIAFDKTGTLTVGKPQVTGVYPQDIGEDELLTLAAAVEQGSTHPLAQAIVREAQSRGLAIPTATAQRALVGSGIEADIDGKKVLIVAAGKSSNPEVEALEQTGQTVVTVMQDGVAKGMLALRDTLRDDAKEAVTALHQLGVQGVILTGDNPRAAAAIAGELGLEFKAGLLPADKVSAVTELNAFAPLAMVGDGINDAPAMKASTIGIAMGSGTDVALETADAALTHNRLTGLAQMISLARATRANIRQNISIALGLKGIFLVTTLLGITGLWLAVLADTGATVLVTVNALRLLRRK; encoded by the coding sequence ATGTCGACTCCAGAAACACCTAAAAAAGTCCCTCAATTTTCCGCACTTAAGCTCAGTCCGGTTCCGGCGAAGGACGACTGCTGCTGTGAAGGGACGTGCGAAACACAAAACGCGCAGCCGCTGCCTGAAAGTGGAAACCGCTACAGCTGGGTGGTTAACGGCATGGACTGCGCGGCCTGCGCCCGCAAAGTCGAAAATGCGGTAAAACAGATCCCGGGCGTCAGCCACGTTCAGGTGCTCTTTGCCACCGAAAAACTGCTGGTCAGCGCCGATAATGACGTCAGCCAGCAGGTAATGTCCGCCGTCAGCAAGGCCGGTTACTCCCTGCGTAGCGAAACGGCCCCCGCCGAAAAAACCGCTCCGCTGCGTGAAAATCTGCCCCTTATCGCGCTCGTGATTATGATGGCCCTGAGCTGGGGTCTGGAGCAGATCAACCACCCGTCCGGCAATCTGGCGTTTATCGCCACCACGCTTGTCGGGCTGTATCCCATTGCCCGCCAGGCGCTGCGGCTGATGAAAAGCGGCAGCTGGTTCGCTATCGAAACGCTGATGAGCGTGGCGGCTATCGGCGCGCTGTTCATTGGTGCCACAGCGGAAGCGGCCATGGTGCTGCTGCTGTTCTTAATTGGCGAACGTCTTGAAGGCTGGGCGGCAAGCCGTGCGCGTAAAGGGGTCAGCGCCCTGATGGCACTGAAGCCCGAAACCGCCACGCGAGTGACCGGAAGCGAACGCCAGACGGTGGCCATTAACGCGCTGCGTCCGGGCGATGTGATTGAAGTCGCTGCCGGAGGGCGCCTGCCTGCGGACGGTACCCTGCTCACCGCCACCGCGAGCTTCGACGAAAGCGCCCTCACCGGGGAGTCGATTCCGGTTGAACGCGCGGCCGGTGAAAAAGTGCCTGCGGGCGCCACCAGCGTCGACCGTCTGGTCCAGCTCACGGTGCTTTCCGAACCGGGTGACAGCGCCATCGACCGTATCCTGAAGCTGATCGAAGAGGCCGAGGAGCGTCGCGCCCCCGTCGAGCGATTTATCGACCGCTTCAGCCGGATTTACACCCCCGCCATCATGCTGGTTGCCCTGCTGGTCACTATCGTTCCGCCGCTGTTCTTTGGCGCGCCGTGGGAAGGCTGGATTTATAAAGGTCTGACCCTGCTGCTGATTGGCTGCCCGTGCGCGCTGGTGATCTCCACGCCTGCGGCGATTACCTCCGGGCTGGCAGCGGCGGCACGTCGCGGGGCGCTGATTAAGGGCGGCGCGGCGCTGGAGCAGCTGAGCCAGGTTCAGCATATCGCGTTCGATAAAACCGGCACGCTGACCGTCGGCAAGCCGCAGGTCACTGGCGTGTATCCGCAGGATATCGGTGAAGATGAACTGCTTACGCTGGCCGCCGCCGTTGAGCAGGGTTCCACTCACCCGCTGGCGCAGGCGATTGTGCGTGAAGCGCAGTCGCGCGGGCTGGCCATTCCGACGGCAACGGCACAGCGGGCGCTGGTCGGGTCCGGGATTGAGGCCGACATCGACGGTAAAAAGGTGCTGATTGTCGCGGCGGGTAAGTCTTCTAACCCAGAGGTTGAGGCGCTAGAACAGACCGGACAAACTGTCGTGACCGTCATGCAGGACGGCGTCGCGAAAGGGATGCTGGCGCTGCGCGACACCCTGCGCGATGACGCCAAAGAGGCCGTGACGGCGCTGCATCAGCTTGGCGTACAGGGCGTGATCCTGACAGGCGATAATCCGCGCGCGGCGGCGGCAATTGCCGGTGAGCTGGGGCTGGAATTCAAGGCCGGATTGCTGCCCGCGGATAAAGTCAGCGCGGTCACGGAACTGAACGCATTCGCCCCGCTGGCGATGGTCGGCGACGGGATCAACGATGCACCGGCGATGAAAGCGTCCACCATCGGCATTGCCATGGGCAGCGGCACCGACGTGGCGCTGGAGACCGCCGATGCCGCGCTCACCCATAACCGCCTGACCGGGCTGGCGCAGATGATTTCCCTGGCCCGCGCCACGCGCGCCAATATTCGCCAGAACATCAGCATCGCCCTGGGGCTTAAGGGGATTTTTCTCGTCACCACCCTGCTCGGCATCACCGGGCTGTGGCTGGCGGTGCTGGCGGATACCGGCGCGACGGTGCTGGTGACGGTCAACGCGCTCCGGTTGTTACGTCGCAAATAA
- a CDS encoding lysoplasmalogenase, translating into MLWSFIAVCFSAWLYVDASYRGPAWQRWLFKPVTLLLLLLLAWQAPMFNAVSYLVLAGLCASLIGDALTLLPRQRLLYAVGAFFLSHLLYTIYFASQMTLSFFWPLPLVLLVIGALLIAVIWSRLEEMRLPVCTFIAMTLVMVWLAGELWFFRPTAPAMSAFFGAALLLIGNIVWLGSHYRRRFRADNAIAAACYFAGHFLIVRSLYI; encoded by the coding sequence ATGCTTTGGTCATTTATCGCTGTCTGTTTTTCCGCATGGCTTTATGTCGATGCTTCGTACCGCGGTCCGGCCTGGCAGCGCTGGTTGTTTAAACCCGTCACGCTGTTGCTGCTCCTGCTGCTTGCCTGGCAAGCGCCGATGTTTAACGCCGTCAGCTATCTGGTCCTCGCCGGGCTGTGTGCTTCCCTGATTGGCGATGCCTTAACCCTGCTGCCGCGTCAGCGTCTGCTGTATGCCGTGGGGGCGTTCTTCCTGTCGCATCTGCTCTACACCATCTACTTCGCCAGCCAGATGACGCTGTCCTTCTTCTGGCCGCTCCCGCTGGTGCTGCTGGTGATTGGCGCCCTGCTGATTGCGGTGATCTGGTCGCGGCTGGAAGAGATGCGTCTGCCTGTCTGCACGTTTATCGCCATGACGCTGGTGATGGTGTGGCTGGCCGGTGAACTGTGGTTCTTCCGTCCAACAGCCCCGGCGATGTCCGCCTTCTTCGGCGCGGCCCTGCTGTTAATCGGGAATATCGTCTGGCTGGGCAGCCACTATCGCCGTCGTTTCCGGGCTGATAACGCGATTGCCGCCGCCTGCTACTTTGCCGGGCACTTCCTGATTGTGCGTTCGCTGTATATCTAA
- a CDS encoding DUF2500 domain-containing protein codes for MSKMPLFFIIVVAIIVIAASFRFVQQRREKADNDAAPLMQKRVVVSNKREKPLNERRSRQQQVTPAGTTMRYEASFKPETGGLEMTFRLEAQQYHQLTVGEKGMLSYKGSRFEGFEPAQ; via the coding sequence ATGAGCAAGATGCCGCTGTTTTTCATTATCGTGGTGGCGATTATCGTCATTGCCGCCTCGTTCCGTTTTGTGCAGCAGCGCCGCGAGAAGGCGGATAACGACGCCGCGCCGTTGATGCAAAAACGCGTGGTGGTCAGCAACAAACGCGAGAAACCGCTTAACGAACGGCGTTCGCGCCAGCAACAGGTCACCCCTGCGGGAACGACCATGCGCTATGAAGCGAGCTTTAAGCCGGAAACGGGCGGCCTGGAGATGACCTTCCGCCTGGAGGCGCAGCAGTACCATCAGCTGACAGTCGGTGAGAAAGGGATGCTGAGTTACAAAGGGTCGCGGTTTGAGGGGTTTGAACCGGCGCAGTAA
- a CDS encoding DUF1145 family protein has translation MPVLINLGRLLMLCVWAFLLLNLVHPFPRPMNIFVNVAFIFTTFMHALQMVMLKNGLPKDGPQMTGWQQLRVFIFGVFELLVWMKKFKAQVKK, from the coding sequence ATGCCAGTACTGATTAATCTGGGACGTTTGCTGATGCTGTGCGTCTGGGCGTTTTTGCTGCTCAATCTGGTGCATCCGTTCCCGCGCCCGATGAATATCTTTGTGAACGTGGCGTTTATCTTTACCACGTTCATGCACGCCCTGCAGATGGTGATGCTGAAAAATGGCCTGCCAAAAGACGGCCCGCAGATGACCGGCTGGCAGCAGCTGCGCGTGTTTATTTTCGGCGTGTTTGAACTGCTGGTGTGGATGAAGAAGTTTAAGGCGCAGGTGAAGAAGTAA
- the rsmD gene encoding 16S rRNA (guanine(966)-N(2))-methyltransferase — translation MKKPNRAPAGQIRIIGGQWRGRKLPVPDSPGLRPTTDRVRETLFNWLAPSMVDAHCLDCFAGSGALGLEALSRYAASATLLEMERGVAQTLQQNLATLKASNAKVVNTNTLSFLAQPGTPHNVVFVDPPFRKGLLEETLSLLESNGWLADDALIYVESEVENGLPPVPVHWDLHREKVAGQVAYRLYHRQAQGESNASTD, via the coding sequence ATGAAGAAACCCAACCGCGCCCCAGCCGGTCAAATTCGTATTATCGGTGGCCAGTGGCGAGGCCGGAAACTCCCGGTGCCGGACAGCCCCGGTTTACGCCCAACCACTGACCGCGTGCGTGAAACGCTGTTTAACTGGCTGGCCCCGTCAATGGTAGACGCCCACTGCCTCGACTGCTTTGCGGGCAGCGGCGCATTAGGGCTGGAAGCCCTCTCGCGCTACGCCGCCAGCGCCACGCTGCTGGAGATGGAGCGCGGCGTCGCGCAGACGCTGCAGCAAAATCTGGCGACGCTGAAAGCCAGCAACGCCAAAGTGGTGAACACCAATACGCTCAGCTTCCTCGCGCAGCCAGGCACGCCGCACAACGTGGTGTTTGTCGATCCGCCGTTCCGTAAGGGGCTGCTGGAAGAGACGTTATCCCTGCTGGAAAGCAACGGCTGGCTGGCGGATGACGCGCTGATTTACGTTGAAAGCGAAGTGGAAAACGGGCTACCGCCAGTGCCGGTTCACTGGGATTTACACCGCGAAAAAGTGGCGGGTCAGGTCGCTTATCGTCTGTATCATCGTCAGGCACAAGGAGAATCCAATGCCAGTACTGATTAA
- the ftsY gene encoding signal recognition particle-docking protein FtsY: MAKQKKRGFFSWLGFGEKEQETEQKTEEQQAVEEQSQPETPVETAAVVEAEEHAHSKEETEAFAEEVVEVTEQVQESEKPEPVVEAVTEAPQAVIEHEALPLPEEVKAEDVSPEEWQAEAETVEIVDAVEEEAAHEPELTDEELEAQALAAQAAEEAVIVVPVEEQAEEEIVQEQEKPTKEGFFARLKRSLLKTKENLGSGFISLFRGKKIDDDLFEELEEQLLIADVGVETTRKIITNLTEGASRKQLRDAEALYGLLKDEMGEILAKVDEPLNIEGKTPFVILMVGVNGVGKTTTIGKLARQFEQQGKSVMLAAGDTFRAAAVEQLQVWGQRNNIPVIAQHTGADSASVIFDAIQAAKSRNVDVLIADTAGRLQNKSHLMEELKKIVRVMKKLDEDAPHEIMLTIDASTGQNAVSQAKLFHEAVGLTGITLTKLDGTAKGGVIFSVADQFGIPIRYIGVGERIEDLRPFKADDFIEALFARED; this comes from the coding sequence ATGGCAAAACAAAAAAAACGTGGCTTCTTTTCCTGGCTGGGTTTCGGTGAAAAAGAGCAAGAAACAGAACAGAAAACCGAAGAACAACAAGCCGTTGAAGAGCAGTCTCAGCCTGAAACGCCTGTAGAAACCGCCGCGGTTGTTGAAGCGGAAGAGCATGCGCACAGCAAAGAAGAGACTGAAGCCTTTGCTGAAGAGGTGGTTGAGGTCACCGAACAGGTTCAGGAGAGCGAAAAGCCCGAACCTGTTGTTGAAGCGGTTACTGAAGCGCCGCAGGCCGTTATCGAACATGAAGCGTTGCCGCTGCCGGAAGAGGTAAAAGCGGAGGACGTTTCCCCTGAAGAGTGGCAGGCCGAAGCGGAAACCGTGGAAATTGTCGACGCGGTGGAAGAAGAAGCGGCACATGAGCCGGAGCTGACCGACGAAGAGCTGGAAGCCCAGGCGCTGGCCGCTCAGGCGGCTGAAGAAGCGGTTATCGTCGTGCCGGTGGAAGAGCAGGCCGAAGAGGAGATCGTTCAGGAGCAGGAAAAACCGACCAAAGAAGGTTTCTTTGCCCGCCTGAAGCGCAGCCTGTTAAAAACCAAAGAAAACTTAGGTTCCGGATTTATCAGTCTGTTCCGCGGCAAAAAGATCGACGACGATCTGTTTGAAGAGCTGGAAGAGCAGTTGCTGATTGCGGACGTTGGGGTGGAAACCACCCGTAAGATCATTACCAACCTGACCGAAGGGGCGAGCCGCAAACAGCTGCGCGACGCCGAAGCGCTGTACGGCTTGCTGAAAGACGAGATGGGTGAAATTCTCGCAAAAGTTGACGAACCGCTTAATATTGAAGGCAAAACGCCATTTGTTATTCTGATGGTTGGCGTTAACGGTGTCGGGAAAACCACCACCATCGGCAAACTGGCGCGTCAGTTCGAGCAGCAGGGTAAATCGGTAATGCTGGCGGCGGGTGATACCTTCCGCGCGGCGGCGGTTGAACAGCTGCAGGTGTGGGGCCAGCGCAACAACATTCCGGTGATTGCGCAGCACACCGGTGCGGATTCCGCGTCCGTGATCTTTGACGCCATCCAGGCGGCGAAGTCGCGTAATGTGGATGTCCTGATTGCCGATACCGCAGGGCGTTTGCAGAACAAATCGCACCTGATGGAAGAGTTGAAGAAAATCGTCCGCGTCATGAAGAAGCTGGACGAAGACGCACCGCATGAAATTATGCTGACCATCGATGCCAGCACCGGACAGAACGCCGTCAGCCAGGCGAAGCTGTTCCATGAAGCGGTAGGACTGACCGGGATCACGCTGACCAAACTGGACGGCACCGCGAAAGGCGGGGTGATCTTCTCTGTGGCCGATCAGTTCGGCATTCCTATTCGTTACATCGGTGTGGGCGAGCGTATTGAGGATTTGCGTCCGTTTAAAGCGGACGACTTTATTGAGGCACTATTTGCCCGAGAGGACTAA
- the ftsE gene encoding cell division ATP-binding protein FtsE, which produces MIRFEHVSKAYLGGRQALQGVTFHLQPGEMAFLTGHSGAGKSTLLKLICGIERPSAGKIFFSGHEISRLKNREVPFLRRQIGMIFQDHHLLMDRTVFDNVAIPLIIAGASYDDIRRRVSAALDKVGLLDKAKNFPIQLSGGEQQRVGIARAVVNKPAVLLADEPTGNLDDALSEGILRLFEEFNRVGVTVLMATHDIGLISRRSYRMLTLSDGHLHGGHGEQA; this is translated from the coding sequence ATGATTCGCTTTGAACACGTCAGCAAGGCCTATCTCGGTGGGAGACAAGCGCTGCAGGGGGTGACCTTCCATCTGCAGCCAGGCGAGATGGCATTCCTGACCGGCCATTCCGGCGCGGGGAAAAGTACCCTGCTCAAGCTTATCTGTGGGATTGAACGGCCAAGCGCCGGGAAGATCTTTTTCAGCGGCCATGAGATAAGCCGTCTGAAAAACCGTGAGGTGCCGTTCCTGCGTCGTCAGATCGGGATGATTTTCCAGGATCACCACCTGCTGATGGATCGCACCGTTTTCGATAACGTGGCGATCCCGCTGATTATTGCCGGTGCCAGCTATGATGATATCCGCCGTCGCGTCTCTGCGGCGCTGGATAAGGTCGGGCTGCTGGACAAAGCGAAGAACTTCCCGATCCAGCTCTCCGGCGGTGAACAGCAGCGTGTGGGCATTGCCCGTGCGGTGGTGAACAAACCTGCGGTACTGCTGGCGGATGAACCGACCGGTAACCTGGACGACGCCCTCTCTGAAGGGATTTTGCGTCTGTTTGAGGAATTCAACCGCGTTGGGGTGACGGTATTGATGGCGACGCACGACATCGGGCTGATTTCCCGCCGTTCGTACCGCATGCTGACCCTGAGCGACGGGCATTTGCACGGAGGCCACGGTGAACAAGCGTGA
- the ftsX gene encoding permease-like cell division protein FtsX, which produces MNKRDAMNQIRQFGNRFDRFRKPQGGGDGNRNAPKRAKAAPKPNSRKTNVFNEQVRYAFHGALQDLKSKPLATFLTVMVIAISLTLPSVCYMVYKNVNQAASQYYPSPQITVYLDKALDDNAAAQVVGQIQAEKGVEKVNYLSREEALGEFRNWSGFGGALDMLEENPLPAVAVVIPKLDFQGTDSLNTLRDRISTIKGIDEVRMDDSWFARLAALTGLVGRVAAMIGVLMVAAVFLVIGNSVRLSIFARRDTINVQKLIGATDGFILRPFLYGGALLGFSGAFLSLILSEILVMRLSSAVTEVAQVFGTKFDISGLGFDECLLLLLVCSMIGWVAAWLATVQHLRHFTPD; this is translated from the coding sequence GTGAACAAGCGTGATGCAATGAACCAGATTCGGCAGTTCGGGAACCGGTTTGACCGTTTCCGTAAGCCGCAGGGTGGCGGTGACGGTAACCGTAATGCGCCGAAGCGGGCAAAAGCCGCGCCGAAGCCAAACTCCCGCAAAACCAACGTGTTCAATGAACAGGTACGCTACGCCTTCCACGGCGCGTTGCAGGATCTGAAAAGTAAACCGCTGGCGACGTTCCTGACGGTGATGGTTATCGCCATCTCGCTGACGCTGCCAAGCGTGTGCTATATGGTCTATAAGAACGTGAATCAGGCGGCGTCGCAGTATTATCCGTCTCCGCAGATCACGGTCTATCTGGACAAGGCGCTCGACGATAACGCGGCGGCGCAGGTGGTCGGGCAAATCCAGGCCGAGAAGGGCGTGGAGAAGGTGAACTACCTTTCCCGCGAAGAAGCGCTGGGTGAGTTCCGTAACTGGTCAGGCTTTGGCGGTGCGCTGGATATGCTCGAAGAGAACCCGCTACCGGCCGTGGCGGTGGTGATCCCGAAGCTCGACTTCCAGGGGACGGATTCGCTTAATACGCTGCGCGATCGCATCTCTACCATTAAAGGCATTGATGAAGTGCGCATGGATGACAGCTGGTTTGCGCGTCTTGCCGCCCTGACCGGGCTGGTGGGTCGTGTGGCGGCGATGATTGGTGTGCTGATGGTGGCGGCGGTGTTCCTCGTCATCGGTAACAGCGTGCGCCTGAGCATTTTCGCCCGCCGCGACACCATCAACGTGCAAAAGCTGATTGGTGCGACGGATGGCTTCATCCTGCGTCCGTTCCTCTACGGCGGCGCATTGCTCGGTTTTTCCGGCGCATTTCTTTCACTGATATTGTCAGAAATTTTGGTGATGCGGCTCTCCTCCGCCGTGACCGAGGTGGCGCAGGTCTTCGGAACTAAGTTTGATATCAGTGGCTTAGGGTTCGATGAGTGCCTGTTACTGCTGCTGGTTTGCTCCATGATTGGCTGGGTGGCAGCATGGCTGGCGACGGTTCAACATTTACGCCACTTTACTCCCGACTAA